The stretch of DNA GTCAAGGCGCAGTGACTAGGCAAACACTAGATCAAAGACGATTAGATTTGCAAAGAGCACAAGCTGATTTAGCACAAATTGACGCGGAAATTCGCGCTCAAGAAGCAGCTATTGCCAGAGCCGAAGCCAATATTACAAAACAAGAAAGAATAATTCAACAACAGACAGCGGGAGCAACTGAACAAAGAGTCAGGTTGAATTATTACACGATTAATGCACCGTTTTCTGGTGTAATTGGAGATATTCCGGTAAAAGTTGGTGATTTTGTGAGTTCCTCAAGTGAACTTTATACGATCGCAGACAATAACACACTTCAAATCCAAATCAATGTACCAGTAGAACAAGCAACTAGACTTCGCATGGGAATGCCAGTGCAACTAATCAACAATCAAGGTAAACCCATGCAAACAGGTCAAATATCCTTCATTGCTCCCAATATTGACCCTCAATCTCAATCAATATTAGTTAAAGCTAGCTTTGACAACTCTAGCGGCTCATTACGGACCGATCAATATGTGCAAGCCAGAATTATTTGGGACACTCGCCCTGGAGTAGTTGTACCAGTTACAGCAATCTCCCGAATGGCAGGAAAAAATTTCGTCTTTGTCGTGGAAAAAGCATCCACACCCGATAAACCTGGAAATATGATTGCCCGTCAAACACCAGTAGAACTGGGAAAAATCACAGACAACAAACAAGAAATTCTTCAAGGTTTACAAACCGGACAACAAATAGTTGTAGCCGGAATTTTGCAACTGCGAGACGGGATTCCAATTATGCCAGAATCACAAGCACCAGGAGCAGGCGCGCCGGGAGGACAAGGTAATCAAGCACCATCAAACTAAACTATCACGCATTTAAATCACTTATTGAGACCGCAGGAGAGCAGGGGAGAGGATTAGACCATTTTTCTTCTGTTTCCAAACTATCTAT from Phormidium ambiguum IAM M-71 encodes:
- a CDS encoding efflux RND transporter periplasmic adaptor subunit, whose translation is MNTENTEQQTSKEQLPNVKVLPVENKIDRNEYLENYQDIISTFDTPASKPSQKFLRTLAILFILLLVGGGGWFAYNRLFQPGAPPAGASGPMGGKGAGGPMAMPVRLGEAEPTTIEDSSEYVARLESRQSVRPKPQVSGQITNIFAKPGDRVRTGAPIIQINPAEQAASLQSQLAAVESARSEMKLAQADVANAKQNLISKQAQKQSVLSNLAFQQGEFRRFSQLQSQGAVTRQTLDQRRLDLQRAQADLAQIDAEIRAQEAAIARAEANITKQERIIQQQTAGATEQRVRLNYYTINAPFSGVIGDIPVKVGDFVSSSSELYTIADNNTLQIQINVPVEQATRLRMGMPVQLINNQGKPMQTGQISFIAPNIDPQSQSILVKASFDNSSGSLRTDQYVQARIIWDTRPGVVVPVTAISRMAGKNFVFVVEKASTPDKPGNMIARQTPVELGKITDNKQEILQGLQTGQQIVVAGILQLRDGIPIMPESQAPGAGAPGGQGNQAPSN